CTTCTCGTCGACCGCAATTTTGGTACCGCTTTTTTTGACCCCACCGAAGGGGGCGATCCCATGGTGTTTCAAAACCTGTTTTGGTTCTTCGGACACCCGGAAGTCTATATGATGATCCTTCCAGCCTTCGGCGTGATCAGCCAGGTCATCGCCACCTTCAGCGGCAAGCCCATATTCGGCTATGTCGGCATGGTCTTTGCGCTGGTGGGCATCACACTGATCAGCTTCATCGTCTGGGCTCACCACATGTTCGTCACCGGGATCAGCCTGGAGGCGCAACTCTTCTTCTCGTTTGCCTCCATGGTCATCGCGGTACCTACCGGCATCAAGGTATTTTCCTGGATCGCCACCACTTGGGGAGGCTCGCTTGACTTGCGCACTCCGATGTTGTGGGCCCTTGGCTTCATTTTCGTCTTTACAGTGGGCGGGGTCACCGGTGTCAATCTCGCCAGCGCGAGCTTCGACGTCGCCGCACACAATACCTACTATGTTGTCGCGCACTTCCACTATGTCATGTCACTCGGCGCCGCCTTCGGCCTCTTCGCCGGCTTGTACTACTGGATCGGCAAAATCAGCGGCCGGCAATATCCGGAATGGGCAGGCAAGCTCCATTTCTGGGCGACCTTTGTCAGCGTCAACCTGACCTTCTTCCCGATGCACATGCTAGGCGCGGAGGGCATGCCGCGCCGCGTGATCGACTATCCCCAAGCCTTTGCCGGCTGGAATTTCATCAGCTCGATTGGCGCCTATCTCGGCGCAATTTCCTTCGTATTCGGTCTTGGCGTGTTTGCGTACACCCTGCTCGCGGGCCGGCACGTCCATGAGGCCAACTATTGGGGCGCCGGCGCCACCACACTCGAATGGAGCTTGCCATCCCCGCCTCCCTACCACACGTTCGAAACGCTGCCGCTCATTCGCTAGGCGCTTCAATGGAGATGACCGCGACGGACAGGATCAACAGAGACACCACGCCTTGGCGTCCTGCAAAGAACGCAGCGGAGGACGCGCATCGAGCCGGCAACCGCGAGGAGCCGCCGGCCGGTCGCACCACCGCCGTCGAGTGGAGCGACCTGGTGGCCGGCACCCTGCTGATCGTCACCGCCTTTCTCTTTTGGTGGCTAAGCGCCGCTCATGCCTCGGCCATGCCTCTCTGGGCGCCGTGGGACTTCTCCTGGGTTGAGTTCGTAAGCACTTGGCTCGTGATATGGTGGTTTGCCCGCGGTCTCGTCCGCACGGAAGCGCCGAACAGGCCTTCGCCGATACAGCGGATAGGCTTTCTAGCCGGTACGCTTGCGATCTATTCGGTACTGCAGACGCATTTCGAGTACGCAGCCCAGCATATGTTCGTGCTCAATCGGATCCAGCATGTCGTGATGCATCATCTGGGGCCTTTGCTGATCGCACTTTCCTGGCCGGGCGCGACAATCGCTCACGGCATGCCACGGACACTGCGCGCGTTGGCGCGGCATCATCTGGTACTACGCGCCGTCAACCTTGTGCAGCAACCGATTCTCGCTGCGACGCTGTTCGTAGGCATCATCTTCTTCTGGCTGATTCCAGCGGTGCATTTCCGTGCCATGCTCGATCCCCGCCTATTCGCGATCATGAATTGGAGCATGGTTGTCGACGGGATCCTGTTTTGGTGCCTTGTCCTCGATCCCCGCCCCTCACCGCCTGCCCGCACCTCCTTTGCCGTCAGGGCGATGCTCGCCATCGGCGTCATGTTTCCACAGATTCTCGGCGGCGCTCTGATCGCATTCAGCCGCCGCGACCTCTATCCCAGTTACGATCTGTGCGGTCGCCTATTTCCCGGGATTGGTGCTTTGGCAGATCAGACGCTCGGCGGCCTCGTGATATGGATTCCGCCGGCAATGATGAGCGTGCTTGCGTTAATCCTGGTCCTGAATGCATCG
The DNA window shown above is from Bradyrhizobium sp. ISRA464 and carries:
- the ctaD gene encoding cytochrome c oxidase subunit I, translated to MTEVALPEPASEAPESFAQRWLEATNHKNIGTLYLCGATLAGILAVGLSIVMRVELQSPGVQFLKDAAGNPDGQLYNVIVTAHGLLMMFFVIIPAMFGGFGNYFVPLMIGAPDMAFPRLNNLSFWLFIAGLVMLISSLLVGSGPGTGWTLYPPLASLTGQPGPSVDMAILSIHLSGASSILASINFITTILNMRAPGMHLFKMPLFPWAILCTAILMIISIPVLAGAITMLLVDRNFGTAFFDPTEGGDPMVFQNLFWFFGHPEVYMMILPAFGVISQVIATFSGKPIFGYVGMVFALVGITLISFIVWAHHMFVTGISLEAQLFFSFASMVIAVPTGIKVFSWIATTWGGSLDLRTPMLWALGFIFVFTVGGVTGVNLASASFDVAAHNTYYVVAHFHYVMSLGAAFGLFAGLYYWIGKISGRQYPEWAGKLHFWATFVSVNLTFFPMHMLGAEGMPRRVIDYPQAFAGWNFISSIGAYLGAISFVFGLGVFAYTLLAGRHVHEANYWGAGATTLEWSLPSPPPYHTFETLPLIR
- a CDS encoding cytochrome c oxidase assembly protein; translated protein: MEMTATDRINRDTTPWRPAKNAAEDAHRAGNREEPPAGRTTAVEWSDLVAGTLLIVTAFLFWWLSAAHASAMPLWAPWDFSWVEFVSTWLVIWWFARGLVRTEAPNRPSPIQRIGFLAGTLAIYSVLQTHFEYAAQHMFVLNRIQHVVMHHLGPLLIALSWPGATIAHGMPRTLRALARHHLVLRAVNLVQQPILAATLFVGIIFFWLIPAVHFRAMLDPRLFAIMNWSMVVDGILFWCLVLDPRPSPPARTSFAVRAMLAIGVMFPQILGGALIAFSRRDLYPSYDLCGRLFPGIGALADQTLGGLVIWIPPAMMSVLALILVLNASRRYSEAQQESSGHARLCSTSIEARLWTG